The genomic stretch GATAAACAGCATTATATGCATTCACAGTATCAGAACGGATAGTTGCACTAACATTAAGCTTTGGAATAATTAATTGGGCATTGGTATATGAACTGGCAATATCTGTGGGGTCAAGTGCATCAACAGGGTTACTCATTCTTTCCTGATAAGTTTTAACACTTTTCTGAGCTTGAGTTACATTTTGCATTTGCTGATAGCCAGTAACTACTATCCCTGCAGACACTAAAACGCAAACAGATACTATCAGGACAGAAATGATCTTATAGCTAGCCATTTTCTCCCACATCTTTCCCAACCAAAAGATCCTTAACCTTCAGGGCCAATTGACTTCTGTAAGTGGCAACTTTCCAGGGGTCACTGACCCAAACATTCAAAGATGCCCTAATACCCATATCTGTCATTTCTTTTATAAGAACATTAGGCTTTGGTTCACTAAGTGCCCATGAACATTCTGATGCTGCCTTTACCAGTGAGTTAACAGTTTCTTCCAGTTTATTTTCATAGGGTATGTTAATATCCAATCCCACCCTCCGGGTTTCTAAAGAGGTGTGATTCACATAAACATTTTTGGAGAACGTGGAGTTGGGGATAGTGATGATTTTATTATCCACTGTTTTGATAGTGGTAACTCTTAAACCAAGTTTAACCACTTTACCCCTTTGTCCAGACATTTCAAGAATATCACCTACCTTGAAACTTTTATCAGCCAGTATAAACATTCCTGCAATGAAATTGGATATGGTATCTCTTGCAGCAAAACCAACAGCCACACCTACAATACCTAAGCTGAGCACTATGGCACTTACATCCCATCCAATTTCTTTTAAAACAACAGTAATGGTCACTGCAATTATGGAATACTTTATTATTTCGTTTAAAACCTGAATCAAAGTGGCTTCCATATTCAGTCTGTTACCAGTTCTTTTAACAATGTACATGGACCATTTGATAAGGATAAATGAGGATAATAAAATCACTGCAATCTTGATAAGATTAATATAGAATGGGTCAGTGTCAACCACCATTTCTTTCCACCTCTATTACTTTAAAATCTTCAGCAACCATCACCTGGTCAAAAATCTGATTAGCTTCTTCTTTTAGGAGGTTACTATCTCTGTAACGAGTGCTTATATGAGAAAGGATTAATAGAGAAACTTCTGCCTTTTTGGCAATTTCAGCAGCTTGAGTAGTGGTGGAATGTCCTGTTTCACGGGCTTTAACTTCTTGTGACGATTCAAATGTTGATTCATGGATAAGAACATTGGCATGTTTAGCGAAATCAACCATTTCCAAACAAGGCCTGGTATCTCCGGAGTAAACTATTTTACGGCCCCTTCGCTCTGGACCAAGAACTTCTTCTGGTTCAATTAGCCTCCCGTCAACTTCTACAGAAATACCTCTCTGCAGTTTGCCAAAATCAGGTCCGGGTTCCAGTCCTAATTTTATAGCTTTTTCCTTTAAGAACTTGGGAGATCTTTTTTCTTCTACTGAATAAGCAAGGTTAACTATGGAGTGGTGAGTGGGACAGCACTTTATCAAGTATTCATCTGTTTCTGCAACCACGCCTTCTTCTACTTCATGGGCATTTATTTGGAAGGATAGGGAATAGAAACCTAAATTTTTAATATTATGGACAGTTTCATTGATTCCTTTTGGCCCGTAAATATGTAAAGGTTCCTTCCTTCCGCGGAATGCCATTGATTGGATCATTCCAGGAAGTCCTAGAAAGTGGTCACCGTGCAGGTGGGTGATGAAAATATTATTAACTTTCATGGGGCTCAATTTAATTCGAGCCATTTGGCGCTGGGTTCCTTCTCCACAATCAAAGAGCATAATCTCCCCAAAAGCCTTTAGAGCAATAGAAGAATGGTTTCTGTTGGGGGTGGGGAGTGCAGAGGAGGTGCCTAAAAATATTAACTCCATCTTGATTCACCGGATTCTAATATTCATTTAGATTATATAATCATTTAAAATTTCACTGTAATTTATATCTTAAGATGATTTTATCTTGATATTACTATTACTTAATGACCAGTGTGTTATTTTTAATATAAAACTGTGGAAAATTTATATTCTTTATTTTATATAGTTGAAAACTAGTTGAATTTAATGCTTTGAAGGGTATGTTATAATCAAGGATAATAAGTTTGAACATTGACAATATTAATGTTTAAACATAGAAATTAACATAGATATTATAAAAATGTGCATTACGGATTTTTATCTTTAATAAAAAGGTTAGGTGGTTCATTTCATGAGGCAAAATTTAGCTGACCTGGTGTATGATGATATTGGCTTTGAGGATATAACCACTAATGCATTAATACCTCCTGGATTACATGCAAATGGCCATATTATAGCTAAAGAAGAAGGAATAATTGCCGGAGTACAGATGGCATTCTCTATTTTTAATGAATTTTCCGTTGAAACTGAAATCAAAGTTAATGATGGGGATAAAATAAAACCTGGTCAAATAATTATGGAAGTCTCAGGTGATCCGCGCAGTATCCTGAGTACAGAAAGGACAGTTCTTAACCTCATGATGAGAATGAGTGGCATTGCCACTTTAACTTCCCAATTGATCAAAAAAGTACGCAGTGTAAATCCCCATGTTTTAGTTGCTGGAACTCGTAAAACAACACCGGGGCTCCAGTTTTTTGAGAAAAATGCCATCCGATGTGGTGGTGGTGATACACACAGATACAGGTTAGATGATTGTATCTTAATCAAAGATAATCATCTTGCACTGGTGGGTGGGGTGGCTGAAGCTGTATCCCGCGCCCGAAATTATGCTAGTTTCACCAAGAAAATCGAAATTGAAGTAGAAACCCTGGATGATGCATTACTAGCTGCAAATGCGGGTGTAGATATTATAATGTTAGATAATATGACTCCGAAAGAGGTTGAAAAAGTTTTAATGGTTCTTTCAAGGGAAAACCTTCGTGAAAATGTAATTGTTGAATTATCTGGTGGCATTACTTCAGAAAATATAATGGAGTATGCTAAGACAGGAGTCGATGTCATTTCCACAGGATACATAACCCATTCTGCCAGATCATTGGACTTGAGTTTGGAATTAGTAAAACTCAATTAGCCCATATACACCATTTACTAATTAAGTTTCAGTATTTATCCATATATTACAATAATTTTTTATTTTTACTTTGATTATTATTAAGTTATGGTTAAAAATCACCATAATTTTTGCACGTAAAGCATCGTTTAACAATACCTTTATATAACAACATTAACATAGCATTAGACAAAGAAAAAGAGAATTTTAAAGTTAAGTTAAAGTTAAGACAAGGAGAAATTCTATGTACGACGAACGAGAAGATGAATTTACTGAAGAAATTATTGGGGAAGAAAATGATGAAATTGAGTCAGATGAAACTGTAGAAGAAAATTCTGAAAAAGAGGAAGGAGAAGAACTTCCTTTCGCCAAAGCCGAAGTCGTACGTCTGATGAAGCAGAATCTTGACAAGGATAAAATGATCCGGGAACGGGTTAAAGTTGAGATGAACAAGTTCCTGGGTGAGGTGCTGGTAAAAGTCTGTGAACAGCTTAACGAATATCCCTATACCACCATAGAATATGAAATGCTTAAAGAATCCATATATCCTTACCAAAATATAGAAAGGATAAATGAGGAGAAAAAGCGAATATTAATGCACTTGCATGCTATTAAGGCTGATTGTGATGCTCTATCTATGGATGTAAAAAGAACACTGAAGTTAAAGGATGTCTATGAAGAAGAACAAGATCCTGCTTTTATGGATTAATTTAATTCTTCAATCCTTTTATTTTTATCCAAAGTCATTTATTGGCCTTATTTTCACTTAAAACTTATTTTCACTTAAAAGATTTAAGTTATCTGTTTTCAGTAAAAATTTACTTCAAATCGATGCGCTTCAACTTCAATCCACTTCAAATTTATTTTAAATCTCCACTTTCAAAGGTGGTAAAACCTGTTTTCAATTTTTTAATTTCTTCATCTTTCAATTCGCTCTTTTGAGCATTTTCATGTAAAATCAGACTATGTCCAAAGGGATCCTCTAGGATGAGTGTAACCTTTTTTTTACCATTTTTCACTTCTTCAATATATTCCAGTATATCCACGGCATTCTTTTTCACATGGTCATTTTCTGCCCATGAAAGTGCAGTTTTCACTGCTTTTTCAAAACGCTCGAGTACACCTTCAACATTAGAAACATATCCCTGTGATTGAGGTCCGGGTTCCACTTTAAGCCCGATTTCAGGTATGGTGATAGTGGTTGATTGAGATTTAACTACCCTTGCGTTTAAAGTCTCTTTGCCAATTGTCAACGTATACTTGACTGGGTCTTTCTGGTCAATACAAATGGTGTCAGCATGTTTATAACCACATTCGGTACATAGCATGGTTGATTCCATAATCTCTCCAAAATATGGGATCTTTTCGGTTTTGGTGGTGACTTCCATACACTGTGTTTTACCACAGATAGGGCAGTCAGCAAACATTTTACTCAAATTACACGACTCCTAATCAATTAATTAGTTTATTGTAGATAATTATAGATGATTAAACTAGGTATCTAAGATATTAAATTAACATATTAAGAAATTAAAGATTAAGTAGATATTACAAATCTTAAAACTAAAAATGACAATTTAGATATATCGAAAAAATGTATTGATCATTGAATTATATTATCCTTTTTAAGAAATACCTGAGTATTAAATATTAATTATCATTAAATTAAGAATTATTAAATAATATTTAAGACTTTTATTTCACATCGTCATTTTCATGATATTTATATAATAACCCTTTTTCTTTCAGCTCTTTAATCATATCTTGAAGACTTTCCTCATCAGGTGCGCATACCTTGTGTCGGTGAACATTTCCAGAAAGTTCATAAAGGCCTTCCAAGTCTTTTTTACGTTTAGGGTTCTCCTGAAGTAGTTTTACAAATCTTTTTGCTTCGTCAGGATCATATACATTTACCTTTCTCTTCAGAGGCTCACCAAAACCGGGAAGGAAATAGGAAACATCCATTATGCGACCACCATATTTGTTCAGTATGATGTCAATTTCCAGTTCCAACTGATCCACTGAATGGCGGAAGATCATCTCTTTACAGATCTCCTTAATCAGGGTGAGCATACGCTTTTTGGTATCGGCTATGCCCAAATTGTTGATAACAGGGATGCGATGTTCCAGTGCTTGTTTAACCAGATAATTGTTAATTATTCTATTTTCCTTGAAATATTCAAGATGTTTACCTCCCCGTTTGATCTTCATGGCTCTTTTCACAAAGCGCTCTTTGTGTACTTCTTCATCAGCAGTAAGAACGAAAAAGTGGATGGAAGCATCTTCCTTGAATTTTTCAATATCTAAAAATCCTGGAACAAGATGCACTCCTTCGATTACCAGATCATCGTAGTCATCCACTGCCCGTTTAATAACCTTTTCAATGGCTGGAATTACAAATGAAGCATGTTCCTCAAAACCAGCACTTATCAAACTGGCGTTGTTGCCATCAAAACGTTGCTTATCTTTCAGAGTAGTGTAAGCATCAAATGAAGACTTATGTAGGGCGGGAGCATAGTCTGGTCCTATGATTCCCCTAACAATTTCACGAATAAAGTCAGTTTCAATAAGATGCTTAATACCCAGCTCTTTAGCTAACTCAGAAGCTATGGTTGACTTCCCTATCCCAGAAGCACTTCCAATGAGGATTACATAAGGTTTTCTCAAACTAACACCTCCTGGCAATCCACTTCAATGATTTTCTCTGTTCTATCACTAAATCACGATTATAAACAACGCATAGATGCTTAACGAAACTATATTGCATAATCATGGGGTCCTGAGTTCAAGTGCTCTCTGGGAATTATGACAATCTTCTCATGCCCGATTTATTTAACCTAGGAACTCCACTACTCTTTCAGCACTGCGACGCATTTCAATCCTGATGAGACCAAGATTGATGTCGATTTCTGCAATAACTACCAGTATACCTTCACCTGCATCAATCATGAGGGTTTTACCTTTACTACCCTCGATCATGACTTGTTGAAGTGGTTCGTGCTTCATTTCCTCAGCAGAACGCTCGGCAGTACCAAATACAGCAGAAGCCATTGCAGCTACCAGTTCAGAGTCTATGTCAGTTGGAACTTCGCTTTCGATGATCAAACCATCTTTTCCTACAACCAGAGATCCGCTTACCCCATTTATTCGGCCTAAATCTTTAAGTATTCTTTCTATCATAATATGCCTCCACAATAGAATTTACATGCTACCTAAAGTATATATCATGGTTTGACATTTATTAAATAAATAAGTAATGTAATATTTCACCTATTTCACCAAATTTCGAGGAGTGATCTTTTGTATTTTGTATCTTCTGTTCAAGATTTACAAGAACTTAACCCATTTATTATCATCGGTTGTGGTGGAGGTGGGGAAAAATTTGCCAATTTTAACGGAATCGAGTCTGTTGGTTTTATAGATGATAATAAGACGAAACAGGGTCAGGAATTTTGTAACCATATTATTTCATCAGATCTAAGAGAGTTGGTTAGGGTTACTGGTGCTCGTAGTGTGGCCATAATGTTACCCATTGGTGCAGAGGGATCTGCACTGAAATATGCTGTTCAGGCCATTGATATGGGTTTGAATGTGGTTTGTTCTTTCAGATCTCTCCCTTTGCATCGGAACCAATCTTTACAGGCATTTGCAAAGTCCAAGGGTGTCCATTTAAAGGAGATAAGCCCACGTCTTGATGTGGTAAAGTCAATATTTGGCACAGCACCATCAACATGTACTGAAGTTCTCCCTAAACTTGATTACAAACCTAAAACTCCAGTTGTCTTCGTGGGAGGAACTTCCCAAGAGTGTGGAAAGAGGACTACTACTCGTATACTGGGACAAACTGCGCAGGAAAAAGGTTTGAATCCTGTTGTTATTTCCACAGATGAAATGGGATTAGAACAGCCAGCTGACCTCAATTTCAGAGCTGGTAGTTTATCGGTTATGGATGTTGCTTCAGCAGTGATGGGAAGCATACGCTATCTGGAGGAAGAGAAAAATCCAGACATTATATTTGTGGAAGGACAGTCCAGTCTCACAGAAAGGGGAAACCCTCATCCTAGAGGTTTGTCAGCAGCCATTTTGGTAGGATCTCAACCAGATGCAACCATTGTCTGCCATAGATTCAACCACCCCTACCGTCACCCTGTTGGCATCAAACAGGAGATAAAAGCGATTGAAGCCATGGAACCCACAAAAGTAGTGGGGATTTCTCTAAACTTAAGAAATTTCACCAAGGATAAGGCAAAGGCAGATCTTTTTTCAGAATACACCAAAAAATATGGTCTTCCAGTAGTGGATATTTTCCAGGGTGGGGCGTCAATATTATTAGATGCAATAACTGAATATATAGGTATAGGGGACGTTGCAAAATGAAGGACGTGATGGATTATCTAAAGAAAAATCTTGGCTTGGAAGAAGATGAAGGAAAAGAAGATCAGGAAACAATAATTGTTCCGGAACACTCTTTCTATGAGATAATATTAATGAAGATTCATAATCTTGATGAATTTGACTATGCCCTCTCCCAAGTCTTGGAAGAAAAAAATCCAATTATAATGGATATCAGCATCTTGGAAAAAGATTCTCCAGATGATTTTAAATTAGCAGGTGAAAAATTAAAGGCATTTCGGGATAATAATGGTGGAGAAGCTATTTTGCTTTGTAAAAATGGTCGCAATATTATAATTGTTACTCCTGCAGAAATAAAGTTGATTCGAAAGTAAGTGAAAGTAAGTATTATATTGAAATATATCGAAATTTTGTGAAACTTTATTTAATGAAAGTATATTATTATATTTATTTATCAAAATTAATATTGGGGTTAAATTGAATATAGATTTTATAAATTGTTAAGGATATGGGGAGATGTACAAATGGAAATGCCCATAACTAAACCATCAAAGGTTTCGTATGCGGATGAGCTGGAATTCCCTAAACTACTGGAAGAATTGGCTAAGGATCGTAAAAATGGATTTATTAGAGTAACTTCTCAATCAGAAGAGGGGTATATTCTATTTAAAGAGGGTAAACAGGTTGCTGCATCTTACGAAGGGCATGCTAAACTGGAAGCTATCGAGAAAATAAATTCTGCTCTAGAAAATGCTAATACTTTAATTGAGGTTTTTGACATAGGATCTGCGCAGGTGGATTATCTTCTGGATCTCAATAAACCCTACAAACTTGATGCAGACTCTAAAGTGTACGATGTAATTGGTGAACTTAAAAAGACAGAAACAACCGAATCTGAGGTTAAGGAATCTGAGGTTAAGGAATCTGAGGTTAAGGAATCTGAGGTTAAGGAATCTGAGGTTAAGGAATCTGAGGTTAAGGAATCTGAGGTTAAGGAATCTGAGGTTAAGGAGCCTGAGGTTAAGGAGCCTGAGGTTAAGGAATCTGAGGTTAAGGAATCTGAGGTTAAGGAATCTGAGGTTAAGGAATCTGAGGTTAAGGAATCTGAGGTTAAGGAATCTGAGGTTAAGGAGCCTGAGGTTAAGGAATCTGAGGTTAAGGAGCCTGAGGTTAAGGAATCTGAGGTTAAGGAGCCTGAGGTTAAGGAGCCTGAGGTTAAGGAATCTGAGGTTAAGGAGCCTGAGGTTAAGGAGCCTGAGGTTAAGGAGCCTGAGGTTAAGGAG from Methanobacteriaceae archaeon encodes the following:
- a CDS encoding mechanosensitive ion channel family protein, with the translated sequence MVVDTDPFYINLIKIAVILLSSFILIKWSMYIVKRTGNRLNMEATLIQVLNEIIKYSIIAVTITVVLKEIGWDVSAIVLSLGIVGVAVGFAARDTISNFIAGMFILADKSFKVGDILEMSGQRGKVVKLGLRVTTIKTVDNKIITIPNSTFSKNVYVNHTSLETRRVGLDINIPYENKLEETVNSLVKAASECSWALSEPKPNVLIKEMTDMGIRASLNVWVSDPWKVATYRSQLALKVKDLLVGKDVGENG
- the rnz gene encoding ribonuclease Z translates to MELIFLGTSSALPTPNRNHSSIALKAFGEIMLFDCGEGTQRQMARIKLSPMKVNNIFITHLHGDHFLGLPGMIQSMAFRGRKEPLHIYGPKGINETVHNIKNLGFYSLSFQINAHEVEEGVVAETDEYLIKCCPTHHSIVNLAYSVEEKRSPKFLKEKAIKLGLEPGPDFGKLQRGISVEVDGRLIEPEEVLGPERRGRKIVYSGDTRPCLEMVDFAKHANVLIHESTFESSQEVKARETGHSTTTQAAEIAKKAEVSLLILSHISTRYRDSNLLKEEANQIFDQVMVAEDFKVIEVERNGG
- the nadC gene encoding carboxylating nicotinate-nucleotide diphosphorylase, yielding MRQNLADLVYDDIGFEDITTNALIPPGLHANGHIIAKEEGIIAGVQMAFSIFNEFSVETEIKVNDGDKIKPGQIIMEVSGDPRSILSTERTVLNLMMRMSGIATLTSQLIKKVRSVNPHVLVAGTRKTTPGLQFFEKNAIRCGGGDTHRYRLDDCILIKDNHLALVGGVAEAVSRARNYASFTKKIEIEVETLDDALLAANAGVDIIMLDNMTPKEVEKVLMVLSRENLRENVIVELSGGITSENIMEYAKTGVDVISTGYITHSARSLDLSLELVKLN
- a CDS encoding ZPR1 zinc finger domain-containing protein, with translation MSKMFADCPICGKTQCMEVTTKTEKIPYFGEIMESTMLCTECGYKHADTICIDQKDPVKYTLTIGKETLNARVVKSQSTTITIPEIGLKVEPGPQSQGYVSNVEGVLERFEKAVKTALSWAENDHVKKNAVDILEYIEEVKNGKKKVTLILEDPFGHSLILHENAQKSELKDEEIKKLKTGFTTFESGDLK
- a CDS encoding AAA family ATPase; the protein is MRKPYVILIGSASGIGKSTIASELAKELGIKHLIETDFIREIVRGIIGPDYAPALHKSSFDAYTTLKDKQRFDGNNASLISAGFEEHASFVIPAIEKVIKRAVDDYDDLVIEGVHLVPGFLDIEKFKEDASIHFFVLTADEEVHKERFVKRAMKIKRGGKHLEYFKENRIINNYLVKQALEHRIPVINNLGIADTKKRMLTLIKEICKEMIFRHSVDQLELEIDIILNKYGGRIMDVSYFLPGFGEPLKRKVNVYDPDEAKRFVKLLQENPKRKKDLEGLYELSGNVHRHKVCAPDEESLQDMIKELKEKGLLYKYHENDDVK
- a CDS encoding roadblock/LC7 domain-containing protein, which translates into the protein MIERILKDLGRINGVSGSLVVGKDGLIIESEVPTDIDSELVAAMASAVFGTAERSAEEMKHEPLQQVMIEGSKGKTLMIDAGEGILVVIAEIDINLGLIRIEMRRSAERVVEFLG
- a CDS encoding DUF1611 domain-containing protein translates to MYFVSSVQDLQELNPFIIIGCGGGGEKFANFNGIESVGFIDDNKTKQGQEFCNHIISSDLRELVRVTGARSVAIMLPIGAEGSALKYAVQAIDMGLNVVCSFRSLPLHRNQSLQAFAKSKGVHLKEISPRLDVVKSIFGTAPSTCTEVLPKLDYKPKTPVVFVGGTSQECGKRTTTRILGQTAQEKGLNPVVISTDEMGLEQPADLNFRAGSLSVMDVASAVMGSIRYLEEEKNPDIIFVEGQSSLTERGNPHPRGLSAAILVGSQPDATIVCHRFNHPYRHPVGIKQEIKAIEAMEPTKVVGISLNLRNFTKDKAKADLFSEYTKKYGLPVVDIFQGGASILLDAITEYIGIGDVAK
- the sepF gene encoding cell division protein SepF, which gives rise to MKDVMDYLKKNLGLEEDEGKEDQETIIVPEHSFYEIILMKIHNLDEFDYALSQVLEEKNPIIMDISILEKDSPDDFKLAGEKLKAFRDNNGGEAILLCKNGRNIIIVTPAEIKLIRK